The following proteins are encoded in a genomic region of Pyrus communis chromosome 11, drPyrComm1.1, whole genome shotgun sequence:
- the LOC137708933 gene encoding vegetative cell wall protein gp1-like — protein MKGNILVIASILALLLITKTITDAQQVPTHKEVEEEKRSRGTRSSPRRSSRSRSRSGSRSGSGSGSRSRGRGSSGGGRTRSNCDPLFQYLFGSCGQWPFPTNPSPNNPFAPTPRPPRIPPSPPTLPFPPSLPSPPPVVLSPPPLVLSPPPAAPPPVATAPPPSSPPPSAPPPSLPPPPPSPPPPSPPPPPPLVPSPPPPSPSPPPPPEFLPPPIPFVFPSPPPDQSIQPPTLPWLTPPPLVPTTPAQPVFSFPPPLVPTTPDQPVFSFPPPTPDILPPGDDTSTTPSPPLVPIFTSPPLLGDPPPFSFAPPIISTPTAPDPGVIDQPPFLPIPQSPEVFLPPPIPEVPLTPQEPFPFGSTPPAPELPFLPPVDKLPPAFDSPPIPEMPLTPQEPFPFGSTPPAPELPFLPPVDQLPPMFDPPPIPEVLP, from the coding sequence ATGAAAGGAAACATACTAGTCATTGCGAGTATTTTAGCACTGCTTCTGATCACAAAAACAATAACAGATGCTCAGCAAGTTCCTACACACAAGGAAgtagaggaagaaaagagatcAAGAGGCACTAGAAGCAGTCCCAGAAGAagcagcagaagcagaagcagaagcggAAGCAGAAGTGGAAGCGGAAGCGGAAGCAGAAGTAGAGGTAGAGGTAGCAGTggaggaggaagaacaagatCAAACTGTGATCCCTTATTCcaatacctatttggaagctgTGGCCAATGGCCTTTCCCTACCAACCCTTCCCCAAACAACCCTTTTGCCCCAACACCTCGACCACCGCGAATTCCGCCTTCTCCTCCTACTCTCCCCTTCCCACCTTCACTCCCATCTCCACCACCAGTAGTACTATCTCCACCCCCACTAGTGTTATCTCCACCACCAGCGGCACCCCCACCCGTAGCCACTGctccaccaccatcatcaccgCCACCTTCCGCACCACCGCCATCATTGCCACCGCCTCCTCCGTCCCCGCCACCACCCTCTCCACCTCCTCCACCACCCTTAGTTCCCTCACCCCCTCCACCATCTCCaagtccaccaccaccaccagaaTTCCTCCCCCCACCAATCCCTTTTGTATTTCCCTCCCCACCACCAGATCAATCGATACAACCACCGACCCTTCCGTGGCTAACACCTCCACCGTTGGTACCAACAACACCAGCGCAaccagtttttagttttcctcCACCGTTAGTACCAACAACACCAGACCAaccagtttttagttttcctcCACCTACACCAGACATACTACCACCAGGTGATGACACTAGTACTACTCCATCACCCCCACTTGTTCCTATATTTACATCACCGCCGCTGCTGGGTGATCCGCCTCCATTTTCGTTTGCACCACCTATTATATCAACCCCAACCGCACCAGACCCTGGTGTGATTGATCAGCCACCGTTTCTTCCGATTCCACAATCACCAGAAGTCTTTCTGCCACCCCCAATTCCTGAAGTGCCCTTAACTCCACAGGAACCATTCCCATTTGGGTCCACACCACCAGCACCAGAACTCCCTTTTCTGCCTCCTGTTGATAAGCTTCCACCGGCGTTTGATTCACCTCCAATTCCTGAAATGCCCTTAACTCCACAGGAACCATTCCCATTTGGGTCCACACCACCAGCACCAGAACTTCCTTTTCTGCCTCCTGTTGATCAGCTTCCACCAATGTTTGATCCACCTCCAATTCCTGAAGTACTGCCTtaa
- the LOC137708934 gene encoding patatin-like protein 5 — protein sequence MEVEKAVKFVALVDKEVLCPKYNGSALNDRINKIIRKTRRETLTNVIIPSYDVKFLQSVIFSTSQVKRDESKDVLLAYVCIGTSAAPYYVPLYYFEHKPSNGIPRAFNLVDGELATNNPSKVIHV from the exons ATGGAGGTAGAAAAGGCGGTAAAATTCGTGGCATTGGTCGACAAAGAAGTGTTATGCCCCAAATACAATGGTTCTGCTCTGAATGACAGAATCAACAAGATCATCAGGAAAACACGTCGTGAAACTCTAACCAACGTTATCATCCCCTCTTATGATGTCAAGTTTCTCCAATCAGTCATCTTCTCCACCTCACAGGTTAAACGTGATGAATCGAAGGATGTTCTGCTAGCATATGTCTGTATTGGCACATCCGCAGCACCATACTATGTCCCTCTTTACTATTTCGAGCACAAACCATCAAATGGCATCCCGAGAGCATTTAACCTCGTCGATGGTGAACTTGCAACCAACAATCCG agcaaggtTATCCACGTGTGA
- the LOC137708935 gene encoding F-box/LRR-repeat protein 3, whose product MAEKSADLPEECWELILKQLLLDLDPDHPSPFNSLSLVSKQFLSFTNHLLSTLKLKRSDPALQSLLPRLLRRFPRLKHIDLAKFHGDMNPILHQIALSGLNLESLNVSDQATLPAVGLRSLGSKLENLRSLNCSKIRCFGDSDLNLIADSFPRLEELDIGWPDDEYGFSPIGVSDSTPLSRPISDSGILSLSEKLKSLRKIHLSGNSFITDKSLVFLSTNCLCLCQIVLNFCHFITLNGISKLLCDCRQLNYISASRTGNLSFDVPPQVPFISSKALLAIDLSGWMISDEFLDAVAEAHLPLKQLILSGCTNYSFAGIRVLLSEYQSLEYLDLESAHFLRDKDMAELSLFLHSIRYINLNYCSKVTDITFYILIASCLVLNTMEMAGTGIGDGDIETDCKANNQMKSLNLAQNSSIDDAFLTSFASIFPNLEVLNLSGCKGVSEEGIVEVLKRCSEIRELKIDGRVRKNLCLLIEFQLPKLTALKWMRSGIDDEALAMIGKRCPSLQKLNLLGSGSLTSEGVKGVVKNCKGLREINLRSCNNVSADIVSWMVFSSSLKKIVPPPGYVHTESQRNFFLLHGCLVCE is encoded by the coding sequence ATGGCAGAGAAATCTGCAGATTTGCCAGAAGAATGCTGGGAATTGATACTCAAACAGCTACTGCTAGACCTAGACCCAGACCACCCCTCTCCCTTCAATTCACTATCTCTCGTCAGCAAGCAGTTCCTCTCCTTCACCAATCACCTTCTATCCACTCTCAAACTCAAACGCTCCGATCCAGCACTCCAATCCCTCCTCCCTCGTCTTCTCCGACGGTTCCCTCGTCTCAAACACATCGACCTCGCCAAATTCCATGGCGACATGAACCCAATTCTGCATCAAATTGCGCTATCTGGGTTGAACCTAGAATCCCTCAACGTTTCCGATCAGGCGACTTTACCCGCGGTTGGTTTAAGATCATTGGGTTCGAAATTGGAGAATTTGAGGAGTCTGAACTGCTCCAAAATCCGATGTTTTGGGGATTCTGATCTGAATTTGATTGCAGATTCTTTTCCACGCCTTGAAGAGCTTGACATCGGCTGGCCTGATGATGAATATGGTTTCTCCCCAATTGGGGTTTCAGATTCCACCCCTCTCTCGAGGCCGATATCCGATTCGGGCATCTTATCGCTGTCGGAGAAGCTCAAGAGCCTGAGAAAGATCCACCTCTCTGGTAATAGCTTCATCACTGATAAATCGCTTGTGTTCTTGTCCACCAACTGTTTGTGTTTATGCCAAATTGTGTTGAACTTTTGTCACTTCATAACACTGAATGGCATATCTAAGCTCCTCTGTGACTGTCgccaattgaattatatttcGGCTAGTAGAACTGGGAACCTATCCTTTGACGTACCACCTCAAGTACCATTCATAAGCTCGAAAGCTTTGTTGGCTATTGATCTTTCGGGTTGGATGATTTCGGATGAATTTCTGGATGCGGTTGCAGAAGCACATTTGCCTTTAAAGCAGCTCATTCTTTCTGGATGTACAAACTACAGTTTTGCTGGAATTCGGGTTTTGTTGAGTGAGTACCAGTCCCTTGAGTACTTAGATCTTGAGTCGGCACATTTTCTCAGAGACAAGGACATGGCCGAGCTATCCCTGTTCCTCCATAGTATCAGATATATTAACCTTAATTATTGCAGTAAGGTGACCGATATCACCTTCTATATCCTCATAGCAAGCTGTCTGGTTTTGAATACAATGGAAATGGCAGGAACAGGTATTGGGGACGGAGACATTGAGACGGATTGTAAGGCAAACAATCAAATGAAATCGCTGAACTTGGCTCAAAATAGCTCAATAGACGATGCCTTTTTGACAAGTTTCGCATCCATTTTCCCCAATTTGGAAGTGCTTAATTTGAGCGGCTGTAAGGGAGTATCAGAAGAAGGCATTGTAGAAGTACTAAAGAGATGCTCTGAGATTAGGGAATTGAAGATAGATGGTAGAGTTAGGAAGAATCTTTGTTTACTCATTGAGTTTCAACTTCCGAAGTTGACGGCATTGAAATGGATGCGTTCGGGAATCGATGATGAGGCACTGGCTATGATTGGGAAAAGATGTCCCAGCCTACAGAAATTGAACTTGTTGGGCAGCGGGAGTTTGACATCAGAAGGGGTGAAGGGAGTGGTGAAGAACTGCAAAGGGCTGAGGGAGATAAATTTGAGGTCTTGTAATAATGTCAGTGCTGATATTGTTTCGTGGATGGTTTTCTCTTCGTCGCTGAAGAAAATAGTTCCGCCTCCTGGTTATGTTCATACCGAAAGCCAAAGGAACTTTTTCTTGCTTCATGGGTGCCTTGTTTGTGAGTGA
- the LOC137707887 gene encoding uncharacterized protein isoform X2 — MALQLRSRHRNLTNRSLTHLFCTKSSSSSNPSDPKDPSDPKEPTDANPQSHSSSLSSYFSDVKASLRQHQQQQQPPPPPEQRRPTPQNPSYPNPSPSRTSKVASLEEIRKNLSEYRRRTSVPDPTESGPAASQHSSTAPGFPQQISFQELYKRNVLGKAEGGNANSDRKLSFDTIRESLRKIKNPSVQNDRKDPLSLSRYTESLRLEPNQPNVIGGTGTPLPSSIFGKELREEKNAENGSNEMKTNFVKMYSYAELGEKLRKLRPDEKGQNWFSLEELNERLMKLREMEEKETQAAIGNLTFRDLRESLVKLQMSDQEKAKKSSIQRIDVLSHIGRTPNFMLQPPKENLVEKYFHPDNMSSAEKLKLELAKVRDEFKMSESDCGSARVQVAQLTTKIKHLSSVLHKKDKHSLKGLQAMVQQRKRLLKYLRRTDWDSYCLVLSKLGLRDKPEFLSKLGLRYKENNKN, encoded by the exons ATGGCTCTCCAACTGAGATCCAGGCACCGAAACCTCACGAACCGATCTCTCACCCACCTGTTCTGCACcaaatcctcctcctcctccaaccCATCTGACCCAAAGGACCCATCTGACCCGAAGGAACCCACCGACGCAAATCCCCAATCTCACTCTTCCTCTCTGTCTTCCTATTTCAGCGACGTCAAAGCCAGCCTCAGGCAACATCAACAGCAGCAAcaaccgccgccgccgccggaACAGAGAAGACCCACTCCTCAAAACCCTTCATATCCAAACCCTTCTCCCTCCAGGACCTCCAAAGTTGCTTCCTTGGAAGAAATCCGCAAAAACCTCTCCGAGTACCGGCGCCGAACCTCCGTGCCGGACCCCACCGAATCAGGCCCTGCAGCTTCGCAACATTCTTCTACGGCTCCAGGTTTCCCACAGCAAATCTCTTTTCAAGAGCTCTACAAGAGAAATGTGCTTGGCAAGGCCGAGGGCGGCAATGCCAATAGTGACCGGAAGCTCTCTTTCGATACGATTCGAGAGAGTTTGAGGAAGATAAAGAATCCCAGTGTGCAAAATGATAGAAAGGACCCTTTGTCATTGTCGCGGTATACAGAGAGTTTGCGCCTGGAGCCGAACCAGCCGAATGTGATCGGTGGGACTGGCACTCCTTTGCCGTCGTCGATTTTTGGTAAGGAGTTAAGAGAGGAGAAAAATGCAGAAAATGGCTCGAATGAAATGAAGACGAATTTCGTGAAGATGTACAGTTATGCAGAGTTGGGGGagaagttgaggaagttgaGGCCGGACGAGAAGGGGCAAAACTGGTTTTCATTGGAGGAGTTAAATGAGAGGCTGATGAAGTTGAGGGAGATGGAAGAGAAGGAGACTCAGGCCGCCATTGGCAACCTTACATTCCGTGATTTAAGGGAAAGCTTGGTGAAGTTGCAGATGTCGGACCAGGAAAAGGCGAAGAAATCATCGA TCCAGAGAATTGATGTCTTGTCACATATAGGTCGAACTCCTAACTTTATGCTGCAACCTCCGAAGGAAAATTTGGTCGAAAAG TATTTCCATCCAGATAACATGTCTTCTGCAGAAAAACTGAAACTTGAGCTTGCCAAAGTTAGAGATGAGTTTAAAATGTCAGAGTCAGATTGTGGTTCTGCTCGAGTTCAAG TGGCACAATTGACAACAAAGATCAAGCATCTATCTTCAGTTTTACATAAAAAG GACAAGCATTCTCTGAAGGGTCTTCAAGCGATGGTGCAGCAGAGGAAGAGGTTATTGAAGTATCTTCGAAGAACTGACTGGGATTCTTACTGCCTTGTGCTCTCTAAACTTGGTCTCCGGGACAAGCCAGAGTTTCTTTCCAAACTTGGTCTCCGGTACAAGGAAAATAACAAGAATTAG
- the LOC137707887 gene encoding uncharacterized protein isoform X1: MALQLRSRHRNLTNRSLTHLFCTKSSSSSNPSDPKDPSDPKEPTDANPQSHSSSLSSYFSDVKASLRQHQQQQQPPPPPEQRRPTPQNPSYPNPSPSRTSKVASLEEIRKNLSEYRRRTSVPDPTESGPAASQHSSTAPGFPQQISFQELYKRNVLGKAEGGNANSDRKLSFDTIRESLRKIKNPSVQNDRKDPLSLSRYTESLRLEPNQPNVIGGTGTPLPSSIFGKELREEKNAENGSNEMKTNFVKMYSYAELGEKLRKLRPDEKGQNWFSLEELNERLMKLREMEEKETQAAIGNLTFRDLRESLVKLQMSDQEKAKKSSTVQRIDVLSHIGRTPNFMLQPPKENLVEKYFHPDNMSSAEKLKLELAKVRDEFKMSESDCGSARVQVAQLTTKIKHLSSVLHKKDKHSLKGLQAMVQQRKRLLKYLRRTDWDSYCLVLSKLGLRDKPEFLSKLGLRYKENNKN, from the exons ATGGCTCTCCAACTGAGATCCAGGCACCGAAACCTCACGAACCGATCTCTCACCCACCTGTTCTGCACcaaatcctcctcctcctccaaccCATCTGACCCAAAGGACCCATCTGACCCGAAGGAACCCACCGACGCAAATCCCCAATCTCACTCTTCCTCTCTGTCTTCCTATTTCAGCGACGTCAAAGCCAGCCTCAGGCAACATCAACAGCAGCAAcaaccgccgccgccgccggaACAGAGAAGACCCACTCCTCAAAACCCTTCATATCCAAACCCTTCTCCCTCCAGGACCTCCAAAGTTGCTTCCTTGGAAGAAATCCGCAAAAACCTCTCCGAGTACCGGCGCCGAACCTCCGTGCCGGACCCCACCGAATCAGGCCCTGCAGCTTCGCAACATTCTTCTACGGCTCCAGGTTTCCCACAGCAAATCTCTTTTCAAGAGCTCTACAAGAGAAATGTGCTTGGCAAGGCCGAGGGCGGCAATGCCAATAGTGACCGGAAGCTCTCTTTCGATACGATTCGAGAGAGTTTGAGGAAGATAAAGAATCCCAGTGTGCAAAATGATAGAAAGGACCCTTTGTCATTGTCGCGGTATACAGAGAGTTTGCGCCTGGAGCCGAACCAGCCGAATGTGATCGGTGGGACTGGCACTCCTTTGCCGTCGTCGATTTTTGGTAAGGAGTTAAGAGAGGAGAAAAATGCAGAAAATGGCTCGAATGAAATGAAGACGAATTTCGTGAAGATGTACAGTTATGCAGAGTTGGGGGagaagttgaggaagttgaGGCCGGACGAGAAGGGGCAAAACTGGTTTTCATTGGAGGAGTTAAATGAGAGGCTGATGAAGTTGAGGGAGATGGAAGAGAAGGAGACTCAGGCCGCCATTGGCAACCTTACATTCCGTGATTTAAGGGAAAGCTTGGTGAAGTTGCAGATGTCGGACCAGGAAAAGGCGAAGAAATCATCGA CAGTCCAGAGAATTGATGTCTTGTCACATATAGGTCGAACTCCTAACTTTATGCTGCAACCTCCGAAGGAAAATTTGGTCGAAAAG TATTTCCATCCAGATAACATGTCTTCTGCAGAAAAACTGAAACTTGAGCTTGCCAAAGTTAGAGATGAGTTTAAAATGTCAGAGTCAGATTGTGGTTCTGCTCGAGTTCAAG TGGCACAATTGACAACAAAGATCAAGCATCTATCTTCAGTTTTACATAAAAAG GACAAGCATTCTCTGAAGGGTCTTCAAGCGATGGTGCAGCAGAGGAAGAGGTTATTGAAGTATCTTCGAAGAACTGACTGGGATTCTTACTGCCTTGTGCTCTCTAAACTTGGTCTCCGGGACAAGCCAGAGTTTCTTTCCAAACTTGGTCTCCGGTACAAGGAAAATAACAAGAATTAG